A section of the Kluyveromyces lactis strain NRRL Y-1140 chromosome F complete sequence genome encodes:
- a CDS encoding cytochrome c oxidase subunit IV family protein (similar to uniprot|P00425 Saccharomyces cerevisiae YIL111w COX5B or uniprot|P00424 Saccharomyces cerevisiae YNL052w COX5A, subunit Va or Vb of cytochrome c oxidase), whose amino-acid sequence MLRSSVSRVARVTPVRFAQTQALSKASIVDLPNRWEDLPATEQQDIVLKLAERQKLPWTELTNVEKQAAWYISYGAWGPRRPVHGKGDAAFIAKGVAAGLIASLLIFAGIRQLSGDPPKTMTKEWQLKSDEYLKSKNANPWGGYSQVQSK is encoded by the exons A TGTTGCGTTCCTCCGTTTCTAGAGTTGCCCGTGTCACTCCTGTCAGATTTGCTCAAACACAAGCCCTATCTAAGGCATCTATCGTCGATTTACCAAACAGATGGGAAGACTTGCCAGCTACTGAACAACAAGATATTGTCCTAAAGCTAGCTGAACGTCAAAAGCTACCATGGACTGAGTTGACTAATGTTGAAAAGCAAGCTGCTTGGTACATTTCTTACGGTGCTTGGGGTCCAAGAAGACCAGTGCACGGTAAGGGTGATGCTGCTTTCATTGCCAAGGGTGTTGCTGCTGGTTTGATTGCCTCTTTGCTAATCTTCGCTGGTATAAGACAACTATCTGGTGATCCACCAAAGACTATGACCAAGGAATGGCAATTAAAGTCtgatgaatatttgaagtCCAAGAATGCTAACCCATGGGGTGGTTACTCTCAAGTTCAATCCAAATAA